In Citrus sinensis cultivar Valencia sweet orange chromosome 4, DVS_A1.0, whole genome shotgun sequence, one DNA window encodes the following:
- the LOC102615053 gene encoding histidine kinase 3, producing MSLLHVFGFGLKVGHLLWMLCCWIVSVISMNCFMNYESKDTKTDLRGEVFKMWLNCWERISGNSYYIHHLYYQSIGSKRVRETWWRKVLITWLLFWTLVSLWIFWYMSSQATEKRREALGSMCDERARMLQDQFNVSMNHVQAMSILISTFHHGKNPSAIDQMTFTRYTERTAFERPLTSGVAYAVRVLRSEREEFEKQQGWTIKRMDTFEHNPVHKDEPSPIEEEYAPVIFAQDTVSHVISLDMLSGKEDRENVLRARASGKGVLTAPFRLLKTNRLGVILTFAVYKRELPSNATPNERIEATDGYLGGIFDIESLVEKLLHQLASKQTIFVNVYDITNLSHPISMYGSNVSDDGLWLVSTLNFGDPFRKHEMRCRFKQKAPWPLLAISTSIGILVIASLVGHIFQATVNRIAKVEEDYHGMMELKKKAEAADVAKSQFLATVSHEIRTPMNGVLGMLDMLMDTELDVTQQDYVRTAQASGKALVSLINEVLDQAKVESGKLELEAVSFNLRAILDDVLSLFSGKSQDKGVELAVYISDRVPETLIGDPGRFRQIITNLMGNSIKFTEKGHIFVTVYLVEEVVDSIEVETELSSSKNTLSGYPVADRCHSWKGFKTFNQDGSTSPFKSSSADLINLIVSVEDTGQGIPLEAQSRIFTPFMQVGPSISRTHGGTGIGLSISKYLVGRMKGEIGFVSIPNIGSTFTFTAVFGNGSSTSNEHNSQQMNNQPNSVSSEFQGMKALVVDPRPIRAKVSRYHIQRLGIQVEVVSDQLQCLSQIASGSKIINMILVEQEVWEKDTSVSTLFVNNLRKLGCGFQSKLFLLANSISSSRANTSTDGVSIPTVIMKPLRSSMLAASLQRAMGVGNKGNIRNWELPSMSLRHLLLGRKILIVDDNNVNLKVAAAGLKRYGAAVVCVERGKKATELLMPPHQFDACFMDIQMPEMDGFEATKIIREMEHNFNNRIRRGEVSIEAYENVSNFHVPILAMTADVIQATYEECLRSGMDGYVSKPFEAEQLYREVSRFFPPIPDRSP from the exons ATGAGTTTGCTTCATgtgtttgggtttggtttaaAGGTGGGGCATTTACTTTGGATGCTATGCTGCTGGATAGTTTCTGTGATTTCAATGAACTGCTTCATGAATTATGAAAGCAAGGATACCAAGACTGATTTGCGTGGTGAAGTTTTTAAGATGTGGCTAAATTGCTGGGAGAGGATCTCAGGGAACAGTTACTACATTCATCATTTGTATTACCAGTCTATTGGGTCCAAAAGAGTTAGAGAAACATGGTGGAGAAAAGTCTTAATCACATGGTTGCTTTTTTGGACTTTGGTTTCTCTGTGGATCTTTTGGTACATGAGCTCACAAGCCACCGAGAAGAGGAGAGAGGCTCTTGGTAGTATGTGTGATGAGAGGGCTAGGATGTTACAGGATCAGTTTAATGTGAGCATGAACCATGTTCAGGCTATGTCCATACTGATCTCAACTTTCCACCATGGCAAGAACCCGTCTGCTATTGATCAG ATGACTTTCACTAGGTACACAGAAAGAACTGCTTTTGAAAGGCCGCTCACAAGTGGCGTGGCATATGCTGTTAGGGTGCTCCGCTCTGAAAGGGAAgaatttgaaaagcaacaaGGCTGGACTATTAAGAGGATGGATACCTTCGAACATAATCCTGTTCATAAGGATGAGCCATCCCCAATCGAAGAAGAATATGCTCCAGTTATCTTTGCACAGGATACTGTTTCACATGTGATTTCTCTTGATATGCTTTCAGGAAAA GAAGATCGTGAAAATGTGTTGCGAGCAAGAGCATCAGGAAAAGGAGTCCTAACTGCTCCTTTCAGGTTACTGAAAACAAACCGTCTCGGAGTTATTTTGACATTTGCTGTCTACAAGAGGGAGCTCCCCTCAAATGCTACTCCGAATGAGAGGATTGAAGCGACTGATGG GTATCTTGGTGGAATCTTTGACATTGAATCACTTGTGGAGAAGTTACTTCACCAGTTAGCAAGCAAACAAACCATATTTGTGAATGTATATGACATCACAAATTTATCTCATCCAATCAGCATGTATGGTTCAAATGTATCAGATGATGGTTTGTGGCTTGTTAGCACCCTTAATTTTGGAGATCCGTTTAGAAAGCATGAGATGCGTTGCAG ATTCAAGCAAAAAGCCCCATGGCCATTGTTGGCAATATCAACTTCAATAGGCATCCTTGTGATTGCATCACTTGTTGGACATATATTCCAGGCAACTGTGAATCGAATTGCTAAAGTTGAAGAAGATTACCATGGGATGATGGAGCTTAAAAAGAAGGCTGAGGCAGCTGATGTTGCAAAGTCACAG TTCCTTGCTACTGTTTCTCATGAGATCAgaactccaatgaatggtgtTCTAG GGATGTTGGATATGCTTATGGATACAGAATTAGATGTCACTCAACAGGATTATGTCAGAACTGCGCAAGCCAGCGGTAAAGCTCTCGTCTCACTGATAAATGAGGTTTTGGATCAGGCAAAGGTCGAATCTGGTAAGCTTGAGCTTGAGGCAGTGAGCTTTAATCTACGGGCAATTTTGGATGATGTATTATCACTCTTTTCTGGGAAGTCTCAAGATAAAGGCGTAGAG TTGGCAGTATATATCTCTGATCGCGTTCCCGAAACTCTAATTGGTGACCCGGGGAGGTTTCGACAAATCATCACCAATCTTATGGGGAACTCAATTAAA TTCACAGAAAAAGGACACATCTTTGTCACTGTTTACCTTGTTGAAGAGGTGGTTGACTCTATAGAAGTTGAGACAgaattgtcatcatcaaagaacACCTTGAGTGGTTATCCTGTTGCAGACAGATGCCACAGCTGGAAAGGATTTAAAACTTTCAATCAAGATGGATCAACTAGTCCGTTCAAATCATCATCCGCTGATCTCATCAATTTAATTGTGTCAGTTGAAGATACAGGTCAAGGAATCCCTCTAGAAGCCCAATCCCGCATTTTCACCCCTTTTATGCAGGTTGGTCCATCTATTTCCCGAACTCATGGAGGTACGGGTATTGGGCTAAGCATAAGCAAGTATTTGGTTGGCCGCATGAAGGGTGAAATTGGATTTGTTAGCATTCCAAACATTGGGTCTACTTTTACATTTACTGCTGTCTTTGGCAATGGCTCCTCCACTTCAAACGAGCACAATAGCCAGCAAATGAACAACCAGCCAAACTCTGTGTCTTCAGAATTTCAAGGTATGAAGGCATTAGTTGTGGACCCCAGACCCATCCGAGCCAAGGTGTCGAGATATCATATCCAACGTCTTGGAATTCAAGTCGAAGTGGTTTCTGACCAGCTTCAATGTTTATCTCAAATAGCCAGTGGTAGTAAGATTATCAACATGATCCTTGTCGAGCAAGAAGTTTGGGAGAAGGATACTAGTGTTTCAACCCTTTTTGTTAACAACTTGAGAAAACTTGGTTGTGGGTTTCAGTCAAAGCTGTTTCTTCTGGCTAATTCTATCAGCTCTTCTAGAGCAAACACTTCAACTGATGGTGTTAGTATTCCTACCGTAATCATGAAGCCCCTAAGATCGAGCATGCTGGCTGCATCTCTACAACGAGCCATGGGTGTCGGGAACAAGGGTAATATCCGCAATTGGGAGCTCCCCAGCATGTCTCTGCGTCATCTTCTTTTAgggagaaaaatattaatcgtTGATGACAATAATGTGAACCTCAAAGTAGCTGCTGCTGGTTTGAAGAGGTATGGAGCTGCTGTGGTTTGTGTAGAGAGAGGTAAAAAGGCGACTGAGCTGCTCATGCCACCCCATCAGTTTGATGCCTGCTTCATGGATATCCAGATGCCGGAAATGGATGG GTTTGAAGCTACAAAGATAATTCGGGAAATGGAACATAATTTCAACAATCGAATTCGACGCGGAGAAGTATCTATTGAGGCCTATGAAAATGTTTCAAACTTCCATGTACCCATTTTGGCCATGACTGCAGATGTGATCCAAGCTACTTATGAGGAATGCCTAAGGAGTGGAATGGATGGATATGTTTCAAAACCATTTGAAGCTGAACAACTATATCGAGAAGTTTCACGTTTTTTCCCACCAATTCCTGATAGGAGTCCATAG